A genomic window from Syngnathus typhle isolate RoL2023-S1 ecotype Sweden linkage group LG18, RoL_Styp_1.0, whole genome shotgun sequence includes:
- the LOC133143256 gene encoding uncharacterized protein LOC133143256 isoform X4, with amino-acid sequence MIRQLGTPTFFCTFSAAEMRWEEVITAIKAQQGEVVDFAQLDWATKCEILRSNPVTTMRMFDKRVEALFRDLILSPAQPIGEVVDYFYRLEFQHRGSPHIHCLIWVRGAPVFEEATDGAICHFVSRYISAELPDPQKEPELYKKVTEVQMHSKSHSKSCVKHQGANCRFGFPKQPCDETMIVRPAPVDDDNRDQRNDDRLASNAKLVPVLNLLNEPETASLTLPQLLAKCKLTGDEYMNCLRMTASSSSVVLKREPKDCWVNNYNRHLLLAWDGNLDIQYILNAYSCIAYICSYISKAEHGLSQYLKSVIENSRCANVNESDEMKQIMQAYSKKREVSAQECVARACGLHMKQSSRMVVFVQTSDNALKMSYPLSLLEGKTQESHEVWMTGLPEKYKSRPQTEEFEVMCLADFASTCRIVYGKQAKGKNVLPLLNDMGFVQKRTEKHAVIKYCKYSEQKNPEEYYCCLLKLYLPHRADCQLKSERCPSYQLFHDNACVQLPYNDSVERVCQIVRRNRERYEKYSRDIDNAIQEVEESGLVINEWCHLAPESELQRLECVEEMNARDEPNDNVEENVPDYNVRSKTTQMSIVTEPAAIDPAVLRDMYRNLNQKQASVFYKVRDWCIKRVCSSKPIEQFFYHINGGAGTGKSHLIKCIHADATKILQRLPRLAEEADISKQTVVLAAFTGTAAFNISGATLHCLLKLPRSLKPPYHGLGNKLDEVRAELSIAEILIIDEISMVSKDLFAYVNARLKQIKGINLPFGGMSVLAVGDFFQLPPVRQSKPLCVYDPTRLDHWRDDFKKITLTAIMRQKDDVAFAELLNRLRVKEKSDELSEMDRALLATRTLCRLTRMTTRKTKELAEWQDWRRS; translated from the exons atgatccggcagctgggcacacccacgttcttttgcacattttctgctgccgaaatgcgttgggaagaggtcatcaccgccatcaaagcgcaacaaggtgaagtagtggattttgcccaacttgactgggctaccaagtgtgagatcctacgcagcaatcctgtgacgacgatgcgcatgtttgacaagcgtgtggaagctctgttcagagatttgatcctctctccggcgcaaccgattggtgaggtcgtcgactacttttaccgactggagtttcaacacagaggaagtcctcacattcattgcctcatatgggttcgaggtgcccctgtatttgaggaagccacggatggagccatctgtcattttgtgtctcgctacatctcggccgagctgccggacccgcagaaggaaccggaattgtacaaaaaggtcacagaggttcagatgcacagcaaaagtcactccaaatcgtgcgtcaaacaccaaggtgcaaattgccgctttggattccccaaacaaccgtgcgatgaaacaatgatcgtcagacctgcgcccgtcgacgacgacaatcgagatcaacgcaatgacgatcgcttggcgtcgaatgccaagcttgttcccgtgctaaatctgctgaatgagcctgaaacggcatccctgactttgcctcagctactggctaaatgtaagctcaccggtgacgagtacatgaactgtttgcgcatgacggcctcgtcgagttctgtcgtgcttaagcgagaaccgaaagactgctgggtcaacaactacaaccgccatttgcttcttgcctgggatggaaacctggacatccaatacatcctgaatgcctactcttgcatcgcatacatctgcagctacatcagcaaggctgaacacggtctgagccaatacctcaaatcggtcattgaaaactcccgctgcgcaaatgtcaacgaaagcgatgaaatgaagcaaattatgcaagcgtactccaagaaaagagaagtgagtgctcaggaatgtgtcgcacgcgcgtgcggcttgcatatgaaacagtcctcccgcatggtggtatttgtacaaacgagtgacaatgcgctgaaaatgagttatcctctctcgctccttgagggcaaaacgcaggaatctcatgaagtgtggatgactggcctgccggaaaaatacaaatccagacctcaaactgaggaatttgaagtcatgtgcttggctgattttgcatcaacgtgcagaattgtttatggcaaacaagcaaaaggtaagaatgttttgcctctgctcaacgacatgggctttgtccagaaaagaacagaaaaacatgccgtcatcaaatactgcaaatactctgaacaaaagaatccggaggaatattactgctgcttgctcaagctgtacctgcctcatcgtgctgattgccaattaaaatctgaacgctgtccttcctatcagttgtttcatgataacgcctgtgtccagttaccgtataacgactctgtggagcgcgtgtgccaaattgtcagaaggaacagagaaaggtatgagaaatacagtcgagacattgacaacgccatccaagaggtggaggagagtgggctcgtcataaacgaatggtgccacctggctcccgagagtgagttgcaaagactcgaatgcgttgaggaaatgaacgcgagagatgaaccgaacgacaacgtggaggaaaatgtcccggactataacgtcaggtccaaaacaacgcaaatgtccatcgtgacagagcctgctgccatcgatcccgcggtgttacgcgacatgtatcgtaacctgaaccaaaagcaagcgtccgtcttctacaaggtcagagattggtgcataaaacgtgtgtgtagctcaaagcccattgagcagttcttctaccacatcaacggtggcgccgggaccggcaaatctcatctcatcaagtgtatccacgctgacgctaccaaaatactgcagagactaccacgactggctgaggaggccgacatttccaagcaaacggttgttctcgcagctttcactggcacggcggcgttcaacatttccggggcaacgttgcattgtctactcaaactgccgagaagtctcaaacccccgtaccacgggctgggcaataaactggacgaagtccgagccgagctgtccatcgccgaaatactcatcatcgatgagatttccatggtgtcgaaagacctcttcgcctacgtgaatgccaggttgaaacaaatcaaaggaattaatttacctttcggtggcatgtctgttcttgctgttggagatttctttcagctccctcccgtgagacagtccaaacctctgtgcgtgtacgatcctacgcggctggaccactggcgtgacgacttcaaaaagatcacgctcaccgccatcatgaggcagaaagacgatgtcgcctttgccgaactgctgaaccgactccgcgtcaaagaaaagtcagatgaactgtcggaaatggacagagctctccttgccacgag gacattgtgcagattgacgcggatgactacaagaaagacaaaggaactggcagaatggcaag actggaggagaagctga
- the LOC133143256 gene encoding uncharacterized protein LOC133143256 isoform X3 — MIRQLGTPTFFCTFSAAEMRWEEVITAIKAQQGEVVDFAQLDWATKCEILRSNPVTTMRMFDKRVEALFRDLILSPAQPIGEVVDYFYRLEFQHRGSPHIHCLIWVRGAPVFEEATDGAICHFVSRYISAELPDPQKEPELYKKVTEVQMHSKSHSKSCVKHQGANCRFGFPKQPCDETMIVRPAPVDDDNRDQRNDDRLASNAKLVPVLNLLNEPETASLTLPQLLAKCKLTGDEYMNCLRMTASSSSVVLKREPKDCWVNNYNRHLLLAWDGNLDIQYILNAYSCIAYICSYISKAEHGLSQYLKSVIENSRCANVNESDEMKQIMQAYSKKREVSAQECVARACGLHMKQSSRMVVFVQTSDNALKMSYPLSLLEGKTQESHEVWMTGLPEKYKSRPQTEEFEVMCLADFASTCRIVYGKQAKGKNVLPLLNDMGFVQKRTEKHAVIKYCKYSEQKNPEEYYCCLLKLYLPHRADCQLKSERCPSYQLFHDNACVQLPYNDSVERVCQIVRRNRERYEKYSRDIDNAIQEVEESGLVINEWCHLAPESELQRLECVEEMNARDEPNDNVEENVPDYNVRSKTTQMSIVTEPAAIDPAVLRDMYRNLNQKQASVFYKVRDWCIKRVCSSKPIEQFFYHINGGAGTGKSHLIKCIHADATKILQRLPRLAEEADISKQTVVLAAFTGTAAFNISGATLHCLLKLPRSLKPPYHGLGNKLDEVRAELSIAEILIIDEISMVSKDLFAYVNARLKQIKGINLPFGGMSVLAVGDFFQLPPVRQSKPLCVYDPTRLDHWRDDFKKITLTAIMRQKDDVAFAELLNRLRVKEKSDELSEMDRALLATRWMAITLRCWNCFIRTLCRLTRMTTRKTKELAEWQDWRRS; from the exons atgatccggcagctgggcacacccacgttcttttgcacattttctgctgccgaaatgcgttgggaagaggtcatcaccgccatcaaagcgcaacaaggtgaagtagtggattttgcccaacttgactgggctaccaagtgtgagatcctacgcagcaatcctgtgacgacgatgcgcatgtttgacaagcgtgtggaagctctgttcagagatttgatcctctctccggcgcaaccgattggtgaggtcgtcgactacttttaccgactggagtttcaacacagaggaagtcctcacattcattgcctcatatgggttcgaggtgcccctgtatttgaggaagccacggatggagccatctgtcattttgtgtctcgctacatctcggccgagctgccggacccgcagaaggaaccggaattgtacaaaaaggtcacagaggttcagatgcacagcaaaagtcactccaaatcgtgcgtcaaacaccaaggtgcaaattgccgctttggattccccaaacaaccgtgcgatgaaacaatgatcgtcagacctgcgcccgtcgacgacgacaatcgagatcaacgcaatgacgatcgcttggcgtcgaatgccaagcttgttcccgtgctaaatctgctgaatgagcctgaaacggcatccctgactttgcctcagctactggctaaatgtaagctcaccggtgacgagtacatgaactgtttgcgcatgacggcctcgtcgagttctgtcgtgcttaagcgagaaccgaaagactgctgggtcaacaactacaaccgccatttgcttcttgcctgggatggaaacctggacatccaatacatcctgaatgcctactcttgcatcgcatacatctgcagctacatcagcaaggctgaacacggtctgagccaatacctcaaatcggtcattgaaaactcccgctgcgcaaatgtcaacgaaagcgatgaaatgaagcaaattatgcaagcgtactccaagaaaagagaagtgagtgctcaggaatgtgtcgcacgcgcgtgcggcttgcatatgaaacagtcctcccgcatggtggtatttgtacaaacgagtgacaatgcgctgaaaatgagttatcctctctcgctccttgagggcaaaacgcaggaatctcatgaagtgtggatgactggcctgccggaaaaatacaaatccagacctcaaactgaggaatttgaagtcatgtgcttggctgattttgcatcaacgtgcagaattgtttatggcaaacaagcaaaaggtaagaatgttttgcctctgctcaacgacatgggctttgtccagaaaagaacagaaaaacatgccgtcatcaaatactgcaaatactctgaacaaaagaatccggaggaatattactgctgcttgctcaagctgtacctgcctcatcgtgctgattgccaattaaaatctgaacgctgtccttcctatcagttgtttcatgataacgcctgtgtccagttaccgtataacgactctgtggagcgcgtgtgccaaattgtcagaaggaacagagaaaggtatgagaaatacagtcgagacattgacaacgccatccaagaggtggaggagagtgggctcgtcataaacgaatggtgccacctggctcccgagagtgagttgcaaagactcgaatgcgttgaggaaatgaacgcgagagatgaaccgaacgacaacgtggaggaaaatgtcccggactataacgtcaggtccaaaacaacgcaaatgtccatcgtgacagagcctgctgccatcgatcccgcggtgttacgcgacatgtatcgtaacctgaaccaaaagcaagcgtccgtcttctacaaggtcagagattggtgcataaaacgtgtgtgtagctcaaagcccattgagcagttcttctaccacatcaacggtggcgccgggaccggcaaatctcatctcatcaagtgtatccacgctgacgctaccaaaatactgcagagactaccacgactggctgaggaggccgacatttccaagcaaacggttgttctcgcagctttcactggcacggcggcgttcaacatttccggggcaacgttgcattgtctactcaaactgccgagaagtctcaaacccccgtaccacgggctgggcaataaactggacgaagtccgagccgagctgtccatcgccgaaatactcatcatcgatgagatttccatggtgtcgaaagacctcttcgcctacgtgaatgccaggttgaaacaaatcaaaggaattaatttacctttcggtggcatgtctgttcttgctgttggagatttctttcagctccctcccgtgagacagtccaaacctctgtgcgtgtacgatcctacgcggctggaccactggcgtgacgacttcaaaaagatcacgctcaccgccatcatgaggcagaaagacgatgtcgcctttgccgaactgctgaaccgactccgcgtcaaagaaaagtcagatgaactgtcggaaatggacagagctctccttgccacgag gtggatggccataactctgcgatgctggaactgcttcataaggacattgtgcagattgacgcggatgactacaagaaagacaaaggaactggcagaatggcaag actggaggagaagctga
- the LOC133143256 gene encoding uncharacterized protein LOC133143256 isoform X5, translating into MIRQLGTPTFFCTFSAAEMRWEEVITAIKAQQGEVVDFAQLDWATKCEILRSNPVTTMRMFDKRVEALFRDLILSPAQPIGEVVDYFYRLEFQHRGSPHIHCLIWVRGAPVFEEATDGAICHFVSRYISAELPDPQKEPELYKKVTEVQMHSKSHSKSCVKHQGANCRFGFPKQPCDETMIVRPAPVDDDNRDQRNDDRLASNAKLVPVLNLLNEPETASLTLPQLLAKCKLTGDEYMNCLRMTASSSSVVLKREPKDCWVNNYNRHLLLAWDGNLDIQYILNAYSCIAYICSYISKAEHGLSQYLKSVIENSRCANVNESDEMKQIMQAYSKKREGKTQESHEVWMTGLPEKYKSRPQTEEFEVMCLADFASTCRIVYGKQAKGKNVLPLLNDMGFVQKRTEKHAVIKYCKYSEQKNPEEYYCCLLKLYLPHRADCQLKSERCPSYQLFHDNACVQLPYNDSVERVCQIVRRNRERYEKYSRDIDNAIQEVEESGLVINEWCHLAPESELQRLECVEEMNARDEPNDNVEENVPDYNVRSKTTQMSIVTEPAAIDPAVLRDMYRNLNQKQASVFYKVRDWCIKRVCSSKPIEQFFYHINGGAGTGKSHLIKCIHADATKILQRLPRLAEEADISKQTVVLAAFTGTAAFNISGATLHCLLKLPRSLKPPYHGLGNKLDEVRAELSIAEILIIDEISMVSKDLFAYVNARLKQIKGINLPFGGMSVLAVGDFFQLPPVRQSKPLCVYDPTRLDHWRDDFKKITLTAIMRQKDDVAFAELLNRLRVKEKSDELSEMDRALLATRWMAITLRCWNCFIRTLCRLTRMTTRKTKELAEWQGKLPLCKALRMSSRTPSKLPWVLVL; encoded by the exons atgatccggcagctgggcacacccacgttcttttgcacattttctgctgccgaaatgcgttgggaagaggtcatcaccgccatcaaagcgcaacaaggtgaagtagtggattttgcccaacttgactgggctaccaagtgtgagatcctacgcagcaatcctgtgacgacgatgcgcatgtttgacaagcgtgtggaagctctgttcagagatttgatcctctctccggcgcaaccgattggtgaggtcgtcgactacttttaccgactggagtttcaacacagaggaagtcctcacattcattgcctcatatgggttcgaggtgcccctgtatttgaggaagccacggatggagccatctgtcattttgtgtctcgctacatctcggccgagctgccggacccgcagaaggaaccggaattgtacaaaaaggtcacagaggttcagatgcacagcaaaagtcactccaaatcgtgcgtcaaacaccaaggtgcaaattgccgctttggattccccaaacaaccgtgcgatgaaacaatgatcgtcagacctgcgcccgtcgacgacgacaatcgagatcaacgcaatgacgatcgcttggcgtcgaatgccaagcttgttcccgtgctaaatctgctgaatgagcctgaaacggcatccctgactttgcctcagctactggctaaatgtaagctcaccggtgacgagtacatgaactgtttgcgcatgacggcctcgtcgagttctgtcgtgcttaagcgagaaccgaaagactgctgggtcaacaactacaaccgccatttgcttcttgcctgggatggaaacctggacatccaatacatcctgaatgcctactcttgcatcgcatacatctgcagctacatcagcaaggctgaacacggtctgagccaatacctcaaatcggtcattgaaaactcccgctgcgcaaatgtcaacgaaagcgatgaaatgaagcaaattatgcaagcgtactccaagaaaagagaa ggcaaaacgcaggaatctcatgaagtgtggatgactggcctgccggaaaaatacaaatccagacctcaaactgaggaatttgaagtcatgtgcttggctgattttgcatcaacgtgcagaattgtttatggcaaacaagcaaaaggtaagaatgttttgcctctgctcaacgacatgggctttgtccagaaaagaacagaaaaacatgccgtcatcaaatactgcaaatactctgaacaaaagaatccggaggaatattactgctgcttgctcaagctgtacctgcctcatcgtgctgattgccaattaaaatctgaacgctgtccttcctatcagttgtttcatgataacgcctgtgtccagttaccgtataacgactctgtggagcgcgtgtgccaaattgtcagaaggaacagagaaaggtatgagaaatacagtcgagacattgacaacgccatccaagaggtggaggagagtgggctcgtcataaacgaatggtgccacctggctcccgagagtgagttgcaaagactcgaatgcgttgaggaaatgaacgcgagagatgaaccgaacgacaacgtggaggaaaatgtcccggactataacgtcaggtccaaaacaacgcaaatgtccatcgtgacagagcctgctgccatcgatcccgcggtgttacgcgacatgtatcgtaacctgaaccaaaagcaagcgtccgtcttctacaaggtcagagattggtgcataaaacgtgtgtgtagctcaaagcccattgagcagttcttctaccacatcaacggtggcgccgggaccggcaaatctcatctcatcaagtgtatccacgctgacgctaccaaaatactgcagagactaccacgactggctgaggaggccgacatttccaagcaaacggttgttctcgcagctttcactggcacggcggcgttcaacatttccggggcaacgttgcattgtctactcaaactgccgagaagtctcaaacccccgtaccacgggctgggcaataaactggacgaagtccgagccgagctgtccatcgccgaaatactcatcatcgatgagatttccatggtgtcgaaagacctcttcgcctacgtgaatgccaggttgaaacaaatcaaaggaattaatttacctttcggtggcatgtctgttcttgctgttggagatttctttcagctccctcccgtgagacagtccaaacctctgtgcgtgtacgatcctacgcggctggaccactggcgtgacgacttcaaaaagatcacgctcaccgccatcatgaggcagaaagacgatgtcgcctttgccgaactgctgaaccgactccgcgtcaaagaaaagtcagatgaactgtcggaaatggacagagctctccttgccacgag gtggatggccataactctgcgatgctggaactgcttcataaggacattgtgcagattgacgcggatgactacaagaaagacaaaggaactggcagaatggcaaggcaagcttcccctgtgcaaggcgctaagaatgagctcccggactccatcaaagttgccctgggtgctcgtgttatga
- the LOC133143256 gene encoding uncharacterized protein LOC133143256 isoform X2, translating to MIRQLGTPTFFCTFSAAEMRWEEVITAIKAQQGEVVDFAQLDWATKCEILRSNPVTTMRMFDKRVEALFRDLILSPAQPIGEVVDYFYRLEFQHRGSPHIHCLIWVRGAPVFEEATDGAICHFVSRYISAELPDPQKEPELYKKVTEVQMHSKSHSKSCVKHQGANCRFGFPKQPCDETMIVRPAPVDDDNRDQRNDDRLASNAKLVPVLNLLNEPETASLTLPQLLAKCKLTGDEYMNCLRMTASSSSVVLKREPKDCWVNNYNRHLLLAWDGNLDIQYILNAYSCIAYICSYISKAEHGLSQYLKSVIENSRCANVNESDEMKQIMQAYSKKREVSAQECVARACGLHMKQSSRMVVFVQTSDNALKMSYPLSLLEGKTQESHEVWMTGLPEKYKSRPQTEEFEVMCLADFASTCRIVYGKQAKGKNVLPLLNDMGFVQKRTEKHAVIKYCKYSEQKNPEEYYCCLLKLYLPHRADCQLKSERCPSYQLFHDNACVQLPYNDSVERVCQIVRRNRERYEKYSRDIDNAIQEVEESGLVINEWCHLAPESELQRLECVEEMNARDEPNDNVEENVPDYNVRSKTTQMSIVTEPAAIDPAVLRDMYRNLNQKQASVFYKVRDWCIKRVCSSKPIEQFFYHINGGAGTGKSHLIKCIHADATKILQRLPRLAEEADISKQTVVLAAFTGTAAFNISGATLHCLLKLPRSLKPPYHGLGNKLDEVRAELSIAEILIIDEISMVSKDLFAYVNARLKQIKGINLPFGGMSVLAVGDFFQLPPVRQSKPLCVYDPTRLDHWRDDFKKITLTAIMRQKDDVAFAELLNRLRVKEKSDELSEMDRALLATRTLCRLTRMTTRKTKELAEWQGKLPLCKALRMSSRTPSKLPWVLVL from the exons atgatccggcagctgggcacacccacgttcttttgcacattttctgctgccgaaatgcgttgggaagaggtcatcaccgccatcaaagcgcaacaaggtgaagtagtggattttgcccaacttgactgggctaccaagtgtgagatcctacgcagcaatcctgtgacgacgatgcgcatgtttgacaagcgtgtggaagctctgttcagagatttgatcctctctccggcgcaaccgattggtgaggtcgtcgactacttttaccgactggagtttcaacacagaggaagtcctcacattcattgcctcatatgggttcgaggtgcccctgtatttgaggaagccacggatggagccatctgtcattttgtgtctcgctacatctcggccgagctgccggacccgcagaaggaaccggaattgtacaaaaaggtcacagaggttcagatgcacagcaaaagtcactccaaatcgtgcgtcaaacaccaaggtgcaaattgccgctttggattccccaaacaaccgtgcgatgaaacaatgatcgtcagacctgcgcccgtcgacgacgacaatcgagatcaacgcaatgacgatcgcttggcgtcgaatgccaagcttgttcccgtgctaaatctgctgaatgagcctgaaacggcatccctgactttgcctcagctactggctaaatgtaagctcaccggtgacgagtacatgaactgtttgcgcatgacggcctcgtcgagttctgtcgtgcttaagcgagaaccgaaagactgctgggtcaacaactacaaccgccatttgcttcttgcctgggatggaaacctggacatccaatacatcctgaatgcctactcttgcatcgcatacatctgcagctacatcagcaaggctgaacacggtctgagccaatacctcaaatcggtcattgaaaactcccgctgcgcaaatgtcaacgaaagcgatgaaatgaagcaaattatgcaagcgtactccaagaaaagagaagtgagtgctcaggaatgtgtcgcacgcgcgtgcggcttgcatatgaaacagtcctcccgcatggtggtatttgtacaaacgagtgacaatgcgctgaaaatgagttatcctctctcgctccttgagggcaaaacgcaggaatctcatgaagtgtggatgactggcctgccggaaaaatacaaatccagacctcaaactgaggaatttgaagtcatgtgcttggctgattttgcatcaacgtgcagaattgtttatggcaaacaagcaaaaggtaagaatgttttgcctctgctcaacgacatgggctttgtccagaaaagaacagaaaaacatgccgtcatcaaatactgcaaatactctgaacaaaagaatccggaggaatattactgctgcttgctcaagctgtacctgcctcatcgtgctgattgccaattaaaatctgaacgctgtccttcctatcagttgtttcatgataacgcctgtgtccagttaccgtataacgactctgtggagcgcgtgtgccaaattgtcagaaggaacagagaaaggtatgagaaatacagtcgagacattgacaacgccatccaagaggtggaggagagtgggctcgtcataaacgaatggtgccacctggctcccgagagtgagttgcaaagactcgaatgcgttgaggaaatgaacgcgagagatgaaccgaacgacaacgtggaggaaaatgtcccggactataacgtcaggtccaaaacaacgcaaatgtccatcgtgacagagcctgctgccatcgatcccgcggtgttacgcgacatgtatcgtaacctgaaccaaaagcaagcgtccgtcttctacaaggtcagagattggtgcataaaacgtgtgtgtagctcaaagcccattgagcagttcttctaccacatcaacggtggcgccgggaccggcaaatctcatctcatcaagtgtatccacgctgacgctaccaaaatactgcagagactaccacgactggctgaggaggccgacatttccaagcaaacggttgttctcgcagctttcactggcacggcggcgttcaacatttccggggcaacgttgcattgtctactcaaactgccgagaagtctcaaacccccgtaccacgggctgggcaataaactggacgaagtccgagccgagctgtccatcgccgaaatactcatcatcgatgagatttccatggtgtcgaaagacctcttcgcctacgtgaatgccaggttgaaacaaatcaaaggaattaatttacctttcggtggcatgtctgttcttgctgttggagatttctttcagctccctcccgtgagacagtccaaacctctgtgcgtgtacgatcctacgcggctggaccactggcgtgacgacttcaaaaagatcacgctcaccgccatcatgaggcagaaagacgatgtcgcctttgccgaactgctgaaccgactccgcgtcaaagaaaagtcagatgaactgtcggaaatggacagagctctccttgccacgag gacattgtgcagattgacgcggatgactacaagaaagacaaaggaactggcagaatggcaaggcaagcttcccctgtgcaaggcgctaagaatgagctcccggactccatcaaagttgccctgggtgctcgtgttatga